Proteins from a genomic interval of Desulfurobacterium sp. TC5-1:
- a CDS encoding nicotinamide mononucleotide transporter — protein MERTKGEKILEIVASVFGVSGLFITALGYPNIGFMVALCASTLYAIYAYKTKQYGILTSSLIYAIVEVIGIVHWTLNNGK, from the coding sequence ATGGAAAGGACGAAAGGAGAGAAAATTCTTGAGATAGTAGCATCCGTGTTTGGTGTTTCAGGGCTTTTTATTACAGCTCTTGGTTATCCTAACATAGGCTTTATGGTTGCACTTTGTGCGTCAACGCTTTACGCAATTTATGCCTATAAAACGAAACAGTATGGAATATTAACAAGTTCACTTATTTATGCGATTGTTGAAGTGATAGGAATTGTTCACTGGACGCTTAACAATGGAAAGTAG
- a CDS encoding class I SAM-dependent RNA methyltransferase, whose amino-acid sequence MESRTVFKLFAVSQPGIEEITLSELEDLGIEGKVVPGGALFKGGLRELYLSNLWLRTANRILVRVASFKVTTFSELVKKVSRYPWDIYFPFPQKVKVRVTCKKSKLYHSKAVAERVLKGIHHRLKHQLEEAKFEDEGTSIVVRIENDFCTVSVNSSGASLHKRGYRVVETEAPIRETLASAMILASGWDRKTPLIDPFCGSGTIPIEAALIGANIPPGFKRDFAFMKWKNFDEVLWNQLLAEAKDGITEFPQVFGFDISKEAVDAAVKNAGAAGVKISFKVASFPEDGLPPLAYIVTNPPYGKRIKVNPEEIYRDFGRWLKKVFSGFKVAFLSPSNRLASVTGIKCKRVTTFSNGGIRVNLYCSR is encoded by the coding sequence ATGGAAAGTAGAACAGTTTTTAAGCTTTTTGCCGTTTCTCAGCCGGGAATAGAAGAGATTACACTTTCAGAGCTTGAAGATTTAGGCATAGAAGGAAAAGTTGTTCCTGGCGGTGCTTTGTTTAAAGGTGGTTTGAGGGAGCTTTACCTTTCCAACCTCTGGCTGAGAACGGCTAACAGGATTCTTGTCAGGGTTGCTTCATTTAAGGTTACAACTTTTTCAGAACTTGTTAAGAAGGTTTCAAGGTATCCATGGGATATCTATTTTCCTTTTCCCCAGAAAGTCAAAGTCAGGGTAACGTGTAAAAAGTCAAAGCTTTACCATTCTAAAGCAGTTGCTGAGAGAGTTTTAAAAGGTATCCATCATAGGTTGAAACATCAGCTTGAAGAGGCAAAGTTTGAGGATGAAGGGACATCTATTGTTGTGAGAATTGAGAACGATTTTTGCACAGTAAGTGTTAACAGTTCTGGTGCATCTTTACATAAAAGAGGATACAGGGTTGTTGAAACGGAAGCACCGATTAGAGAAACGCTTGCTTCTGCTATGATTCTTGCTTCAGGCTGGGATAGAAAAACACCTTTAATAGATCCTTTTTGCGGTTCAGGAACAATTCCGATAGAGGCTGCTTTGATAGGTGCAAACATACCGCCCGGTTTTAAGAGGGATTTTGCTTTTATGAAATGGAAAAACTTCGATGAAGTTTTGTGGAATCAGCTTTTAGCAGAGGCTAAAGATGGAATTACAGAATTTCCACAGGTTTTCGGTTTTGACATTTCTAAAGAGGCTGTGGATGCTGCAGTAAAGAATGCCGGGGCAGCCGGTGTAAAAATCTCTTTTAAAGTTGCTTCCTTTCCCGAAGATGGTTTACCACCTCTTGCATACATTGTTACCAATCCTCCTTACGGAAAAAGAATAAAAGTAAATCCAGAGGAAATTTATAGAGATTTCGGTAGATGGCTTAAAAAGGTGTTTTCCGGATTTAAGGTTGCGTTTCTTTCCCCTTCTAACAGGCTTGCCTCTGTTACCGGAATAAAATGTAAAAGAGTTACCACCTTTTCTAACGGCGGAATAAGGGTTAACTTATACTGTAGCCGCTAA